TATTGTTTTCCAATAATTCTCTCTGCTTTTTCAGGTTTTATGCTTCAGAAGTGCTTCTTGCTCTCGAATATTTACACATGATGGGTGTTGTGTATAGAGACTTGAAGCCTGAAAATGTATTGGTTAGGGAGGACGGGCATATTATGCTTTCAGATTTTGATTTGTCATTAAGATGCTATGTGAGTCCTACTCTTGTTCAATCTAGTAACGAGCCATCTTGTAAGATCTCGTCATACTGTATCCAGCCATCATGCATTGAACCAGCCTGCAAATTACCTGTTTGTGTAGAGCCTTCATGCTTGCAACCATCTTGCTTTAAACCTCATTTCTTCAACTTCAAAACAACAAAAGTGAAAAGTGAAAGGCCAAATTTGGCGAGTTCAGATTCACTTCCTGTACTTATTGCAGAACCAACTACTGCCCGCTCAATGTCATTCGTAGGTACCCATGAGTATTTAGCTCCTGAGATAATAAGAGGGGATGGGCATGGGAGTGCTGTTGATTGGTGGACATTTGGTATCTTCTTGTATGAGTTACTACTTGGTAGGACGCCATTCAAAGGGACTGGAAACAGAGAGACGCTATTCAATGTGGTAGGTCAGCCCATAAAATTTCCTGAGGGATCCTCTGTGAGTTATGCTGCTAAGGATTTAATCCGTGGTCTGCTTGTAAAGGACCCGCAAAAGAGATTGGGGTTCAAAAGAGGTGCAACAGAGATCAAACAACACCCTTTTTTTGAAAGTGTTAATTGGGCACTCATTCGCAGTACTCATCCTCCTGATATTCCAAAGCCTGTTGatctttcctttttgaatcacacaTTCAAGTCATCCTTGGCTCCAAATGACAAGGGAGCTACAGACTCAAATCGATCATCAGGTCCCTATTTAGATTTTGAATTTTTCTGATGAATATTAGCAGGATAATGCGAGGGCTTCTTCTTGAGGTTGTTAGTTTACATTGTCATGTGTATTCATGTTCTCAATGAAATATAAGATTTCCACATGATTGTTTCCATTTTTATGTCAAAGTAATGCTATTGGGTTAATACTTGTTTGTTACAATATTAATAGCAGCCTAGCAGCTTCACACTGGACTTTAATCCCACTTGAAACATGCTTTTCTAATCAAATACTGGAAAAGGAAGCCAAAAAAGAACCAACTTTTGTTGTAATTTATCTTTCATCCCCATCCTATTGTGAGCTTTAGCATGAGAGTTTTTTTGAAGGTGGTCCTACACTGGTAGGTCTCAAGCCCTTTTCATATTCCCCCTTTTGCATAATCACTGCATGTCTGAAACCTTCATTGACCCTGTTATTCTCTAAGACTTTATCTGCAGAGGAACTTTTGGTAAAGGGATTGAAATTGGACAACTCATAGAAAAGCTTTTACATTGCTCTAGATCTGTGGATGCATCTGGCAATGAGAAGGTGAGGTGTCCAAATCCTGTTGATCTTAAGTTCTATATATTTGCTTTTAACTGTGTAAGAGATTCTACTGCCTAGTGTTGCTCTTACATATGAAGCTCCTctttttacaaattaaaaaaaaaaaaaaaagtgggtaGCTTTATTCTTTTGAAGTGAACATGCTTTTCTTTAAAATGTACATTCTTTACTTTAATCATAGTCTTCTTTTCTTGGCTATTGATTCTCAAATGGAAGCTTATAGCTATTGCTAGATATGAAAATGATATCTGACATTGCATAACAGACAACTGTGTCTTTGCCAGTTCTCCTTAACTGCATTTTGTTGTTTTCTCATACCATTATTTCGGCATCTTCTTTATTATAGGCAAATAAGATACAAGTTAATCACATTTAACACAAAAGCACTTTAATAAATATACTTGGAGCCATGTCTATGAACTACTTTAATCATTAGACCAGCTAAAATGCAGAGTCCTTTTCAGTTTTCAAATCTTGGTAATTGGAGATGTACCTAGGAATctaggaatttttttttaatatattactgAAAATTTTCCTTATTTTAAATATTTGAATTGCATCAttgattgttaaaaagaaattcttTATTTAATGTACAATCTTTTATATAGAAAGTTTTTGAAATTGTAAAAAGGAGgagacataattttttttttctgtattattatgttttttttttctcatttatgTAGTACAAAAGTTAGTGAACTATTTAGAGTTAATTACCAAAAAAAACCTTAAAGTTTATCAACTTTTGCAATCAAACCTTGAATTttacataattatcaattaaattttcACTTTTGATTGATGTTTCAAATTGTCCCCATTGTCAGTAAATTGTTAGTTTACTCAATGTGTCACACCTTAATCCTCTGTACGATATAACATGGTCCCATAGTATGCCTAATAAATtactgaacttcgcctaccgataatctattaaatatactataagggattttaaacaattccaTTCCATTTTTAAGTGTAAAATGATAATAAAAGAATTATTAAAGTACCATTCAGTTAGGTATATGCCATAAAATTTGTttagaaataatttaataattttaaaattttatagaaattttgcgtGATGGTGGTTAAAACTATATAAAACTAATTCTTTTAAATCTGTTAAAAATTACCTGTAACAATTGTTATACATAATTTTAAAATCAACTCATaatcaagaattttttttttctttctcattcaaCATCAAGAAATAATATTATTTCATCAACCACaatttaaaagaaattttaaCATTTGCATTCATTggaattaaagaaataaatattataaaaatttacacttaaatacagtctcaaaataatattaccaacttcttatacaactgctcaactatcaTAACATATGTACAAATAGCTACAATTACATCAAAACAactttacaagggtataactttACAAGGGTACACCCATACTCAAGTCCACACGTTGCTCCAATGTCTCTCCAAGTAAGCTCACTTGACTGCCTCTTCTTtttctttacctgcgacagcatacagagctatcgttgagtggtgaactcagtggtgcacaactaatgatTTAACACTCAGCAAgaacacaatttatcaaattataataCTGTATTTGTAAAATTCCTATTCACCATGAACTATAATAACAACACAATATTTCTTAATCAGTACCAAATCATTTAATCAGATAATATTTTAAACAACCATAAAACACAAATTTTTAATCACATTTTGAATCAAAGTATTTATGTTTCAAGGGTGTTACCATTGCAACATTCAAACTTTCATGAAATCATAAGAATACTTTTCAAGCATTAATAAACCATTCCTTTTTAATCACAATTCAAAGGTGTTGCTAACATTCACACAGTTCAgagcatgacacaaaatttttaattaatgctatgttgtacaccacgacaaagccaatacgttccaataaccaaaggctaaaggggaatacaaaggctagctagcatatatgagtactcattcaagatgtcctcaactggcaagccagagagagagagggaaactcaaccccacaagtgggagAGAAACAAATCCAAGTCGTCTCACTAGGcatgctaatgaggaatacaaatcAAGTTGCCATGTCGACTATAGtttcaaaacatattcaaaataatttccattcaacAAAATGCATTTACaaatcaataaacacatttagTTGTTACAAATTTATGCacatggttggcaacacatcaagttcTCAAAAGTACTTCAAAACACATTCAAAACCGgcccacccccttgctacaatgaAATCAAAGCCCAATATCCGTCTTTCCATAATATAAAAtcatttcacaattcacaatcttcaaaatgatgcaattaatttttaaatacataaaagaaatcatatttaaatcatatAAAGTCCATTCAACACATTTATAATGTTAAAACAAAAAAAAGttctagttgtgtacaaacctttttATACTTCTCTTGACTTAGCTCAACTTTTTCCTTTCTTGGAAGGCTcattttctattgaaaatacacaattgaagtgtctcaatactcatcccaaTCATCACCAATAACTAATCAAATAAATGCCTAATGAATCCCTAAGTTAACTATGGAAGTTAAATTAATTCTGGGTTCTGTACAGGTTGGAAGCCTTATTGTagaatccaatttcaacctaattTCAGTTCTTGTTTGCTAAGATGATCTCCATAAAAATTATTCCTTTATGTGTTAGGTTTAATTTCCAACTTGAATCAGttaatttgaagttttgtagctcaagttattatCAAATTACTAAGTATTGCTCCAGGGCACTAAACACTGTCCTTTTCCAGTTTTCCAGAATTTCACCAAATTTTATATCTAATATCTGAGTACTTTAGGCTCAGAATTGGTATCAGgtccctaaaacaatgttttaagtctttatcttaggtttccaaatcattttgaatacttcaattggagttttgtaaaggAAGTTATGGCCTGATAACTATTCAGAGGTCACAAGGCAATTTTGTTGAAGTGCAAGATTTCCAGATTTGGCATTCCTGACTTACCCAACATTTCCTCTATTTTGCCCTAGTAACTGGGTTTAGGTCCAAACATGACATTTGTAGTTTTATgtcttatgagtattttggctttAAAATTATCTAATTTGCATTTatatagctctagttatggtcattttactaaaacTGGTCAGATGCCTAATCCTTCGCATTTTCCAGGTTTAGTCTAGAATCAAGACAAATTTGCTAGACtaaatttgtctagcaatttaatcaagttagggtcataatttacTTTCAtagtcctcataagaattgttctcctatgtctcaggtttccattggttcaagaatcacctaatttgaagtttcctagagtgagttatgtctAATTGAATAAGTACTATTCATAGAGTCATTTTCTCCAGGTCTAGAATTGCAATTCCAGATTCATGCCTTAATTagggtaacttatggtcattttttgggtaggagttcttcatgaaagttttagccctctgtcttatgtttcattttcaattagtttcacatcaattggagctgtgtagctcaatttatgaatATTTATGTACATTAGACTCAAGTATCTAAAATTCCAGCACAATGATCAAACTTCTATATCATTAATTCTTTTCAACaaccaacaccatttctcattcatACACATTCAATTAGTCATTATATAACATTAAGAATATCAATTACACTTCATAtcacaaaaaccctaatttcacaacTTCTCAATTTCATGTAATTCCATGCAACCTCAACATGCAAATCATATAAACACCTCTATACAAGCTTgaattcaacttcaattcaattaaaatacacaaaaccctaatctcccatggCTGGCTAAAATTTCATGTGCTCATAACATGCCACATTCTTCAATTTCTCATGTCAAATTcccataattaaacttaaattaagtGATTACACAACTATTTTAACTTAGAAGGAAACTTACCTCACTTGACCAATTTTCATTCTCCCAAAGTCTTCAATTTCTTGGATTTCTTTTGCTTCCAATCTTCCTGCCAAGGTCCAAGATCAAGTTTTTGTTCTAGTAGCTATGGAATTTAGGGAAAGAATTCAAGGTTTCTAGTAGTTAGAATGAGCAACAATGGACGAAGAAAATGGTGGAAGCTTGGCCAGCCaaatgaaggagaagaagaagaatagataagCTTGAACTAATTTGTTTTTGTCTTCTAATATAAATAtcctatatattttaattaaattttaatttcaataattattatttttataacaaTCTCATTGTTCCTTATATGTCCTTCTTAATTTTTCCTacacatttcataaattttaattccttttcaatgttttaatctcacttattttatttgacatttaggtcaaaagtcaactcaagGAGTGAATTAACTAAAATACCCTTCATCAAGTTATAGTCTATCTCTTTCCATAATACTCGATGGGTCCTTAGGTTATGATTCACTTAATTGTACTTCTTCCCTtttcatgtaacaccccaaaattttaaattttatgagcatttttggtattttaattttatttaaattttaggaatttttttgagatttttcggattttaaaaatcgggttcgatttttcgaaaatataaactttgatgaattttaaaaatttatttaaagaccacgtggcaaaactaaaaatatatttggagtctacgtatttttctgagttttctgaaatttttttggaatttttggacctcgttttcggtcccgaggcagagtaaaaattgaaaattttgtattctgaatcgaaccggaccggatcggaccggtccaaTCGGACcgatcttcttctctttttcttcctcccgcgcacgacgttccctctcccttttctctctcttttctctctcctcctcgccGCCGCCGCCGCCTCGCCCCTCACCTCGGCGCCGCCCCACTGCCCCAAACACCACCGCCGCCTCTAAACGGCCGAACGCCGCGAAAGCTCTCCTGCTGCGGCGCTTTGGCTtccgccaaaatccggccgatccggccaccaattggaccgggtcttgtgtctaaaatcatctactcggcgagagctttccatagacaccaagaacgccgaaatccatcgagcggtttgtccgatttttgctcgggaagattttagcccatttcgacttttggactagatttctcgaaaaccgtaaatcccacgagaaaaccgaggctaccagcgcgCTCTacccgtcgagagcttcgcggcgacataaatttcaaatttttccgacaccgtttttcggtgggtcccacgaaacttcgcagtgtttttccgagcattaaatgagcttagaaaattctgaaaaatttatgtactaacccccgtgttatgggcttcgtgtaggtatcctcaattcgcgaaaattcggctGATTGGTTCTGTGAATTTCCGCATGCACTgctacggaaaagtctccgaattggaccgaggttttggctacccccccattgtcagacatcccgagtgcGTCCCCGAAGTCAGAATCTGCAAAGGTAaaaccgaaccttgctttttcgtaattttctagtgcttaaataggattaaaaatccataaaatattcgtggtagcttagaaaattacgattctttttgcaatagcttagtaatattgctaaggaccgcggggcaaagttttataatttttagagcttgtttgggcagtttttgcaaaaatgatcaataataaggactaaattgaaattttgcgtattgtgatggatgactgatttgatgggcccaggaggggctgtgtgatatgattgagctgtggatatatggattgtgaatatagaagtgtgtt
The Hevea brasiliensis isolate MT/VB/25A 57/8 chromosome 18, ASM3005281v1, whole genome shotgun sequence genome window above contains:
- the LOC110645811 gene encoding serine/threonine-protein kinase D6PK, with product MSKQPQKIENSDIESFTSSLQDLSFTNSVSISLCSSTISGSDSVSSNISNVSNDASEAKECEKSGLCLDANEASCRTFCPSKPHKRNDIRWDAIQYVKAKDGILGLGLGHFRLLKKLGCGDIGSVYLAELRGMGCLFAMKVMDKGMLEGRKKLLRAQTEREIMGLLDHPFLPTLYSHFETDKFSCLLMEFCSGGDLHTLRQRQPCKHFTEQAARFYASEVLLALEYLHMMGVVYRDLKPENVLVREDGHIMLSDFDLSLRCYVSPTLVQSSNEPSCKISSYCIQPSCIEPACKLPVCVEPSCLQPSCFKPHFFNFKTTKVKSERPNLASSDSLPVLIAEPTTARSMSFVGTHEYLAPEIIRGDGHGSAVDWWTFGIFLYELLLGRTPFKGTGNRETLFNVVGQPIKFPEGSSVSYAAKDLIRGLLVKDPQKRLGFKRGATEIKQHPFFESVNWALIRSTHPPDIPKPVDLSFLNHTFKSSLAPNDKGATDSNRSSGPYLDFEFF